The genomic interval CTCTAACTGAAGCTTTGTCTCCATCCATTCAGAGGCTGAGATGTTGATGCTGCTCCTGCTCTGACTGATGGACAAAGTGCAGATGTTTCTGAATGACCCAGATGTTTCAGTGGACGGTCtattttcagcagcagcaggttgaGGTTGTCTTCAGGTCAAATATCAAGTGTCACTACCACAACTTAATCTAGCTGCTGGAAGCAATTGTAGGTGTACATGCATGTTCCTTGCCAGTTTtctcttgctggctgcgcatgcgcacttctagtgtttgtgTATCCAatgagcttcagtgttagccgttgattgtagctccgctgctctcaccgtatactttgaaaatggctgagagtcacaagaagcaaaccgtgttcatgtttatgagaagaagaggaaggcctcagtaaaaagaaataagaccagagtggatttgggatttttttttttcatcgttCTCCCccgaggagcggaagagcaggtaagacggtcttgtgcatgcacagtGAAAAATCGCCGACTTTACCTTTAATAGATATTTATAGAACTCTGGTGATTTCTGTCTgattttttgccactgtcacacccaaatgtccccactgtgggacaataaagatatttctattctattctaatgatagaaaactttatttttttaccatcactgtatcttaaatgcaaataaaactaaaataagcaaaaacaaataatttcccAAGAGTCTGTGATTtcgactggcgacctgtccagggtgtaccccgcctcttgcccattgaatcctggagaaaggcaccagcacccctcgtcaccccatgagggaatcagaaaatggatggatggatggagtctGTGATTTCTGTTATCTAAAttcataattatttttcttaccTTTACTTGTATGTTGTAGAACCTAAAccagctaaaagaaaaagaaacagaatatTAACAAAACCCAACAGGTAACAGAAAGCAGCAGGTTTACATCTGAAAGTATCAACTCATAGAAAAGCTCATCTCACCACTCAAAGAGGCAGACTGCACTGCAGAGCATTATTATTCCCAGGATCTTCAGAGTAACATAAACACTGAGTCCTGCTAAAGGATGTAAATAAAtgattgaaaaataaagaattttccATAAAACTATGAAATATTTAACATGAAACACTAAGAATCCAGCTGAGTCTAACTGCTCCatgtctgaaatgttttcaaagtTTGTTAACAAAAGAGcagcattaaaataattaatatctCTGATCTAGAAATGTAGAGGATacattaaaaaacaagtgaAGAAATTACCCTCAATACTAAGAAGTATTCCTGATGATGTCTGATAACCCAGATCATTTGTAGCCACACAGTAATACTCTCCTCCCTCAGTAGCATTGAAGCTGTAAACCTGCCCCACAGATACATTAATGGCTCCCTCTGTGCTGTTCCTGAACCAGGTGAAGCTGGCAGGAGGCTtggctctgctggagcagctcagctccacccagctacctgctgacaccaaacctgatggactgatggatgctgAGGTGTCTCTAGGAGCATCTGAGGAAAATGGGACACACATTAACTTTACTGATCAGAAACAGCTGAACCATGACGTGCTGACAGGATCACTTACATGAAACACTGAGAGTcacttctgtctctgctgtcttgTTTCCTCCATTCACAGGATATGTGGCAGAACAGCTGATGTTGTATCCATCATGTGTGTCTGACAGAGTGATGGTCTCCTGGATTTTAGTTGTAAaggttccctctgtgtttttctctgtttgtctgtgagAGTCTTGTTGGAGATTCCAGGTGAGTTCAGGAGGTGAGTGTGGACAGGGAGTCAAAGCTGAGCAGCTGATAGTGACAGACTGATGCTCCTTCAGATCAGCAGGGATGTTAATGCTGGGACTCCAAGGAGAATCTGGGAGTTTCACATTATACAGACAGTTTACAAAGTTAAACATGTgcaaaatatttacaataaaggCTCAATTGTTGTCCATTTGGTTAAaatataatgatttttttccaaacatgAGAAATATGCAAACAGTCTTTGTAGTTGTTCTGTAATGTGGTTTTTAGGccatgaagataaaaaagaacatCTGAAAAAAAGTTTCAGAAAGGGATTTTATTGCCAATATTGGGATAATCCTGGAATAGATCTCATTTTTAAGAATCCGTGTTGATTTCACAATACCAAAATCATgtatcatttttaaatcataGACATCATGTTTTGCTGTAGATAAAAAGCAATAAGTGCTAAGATGCTACATTTGTGAATTACTATAATGTTTGAAAATATGAGCCaacttttagtttacatttaaaaaatcagaaaaacaaatcaagCCCAAACCTAAAGTTCTTCCATGGCAAGTCAGTTTAGTCTAAATGTTTTCATATCTGTGGTACTTTTAGTAATCTTTTCATTTTGCCAAAAGGCTTTTTCTGACTCAAAGTAGTATTACAGATTTAGCGTGGTTTAGCCAGAGTCCTGACTTTAATCtaacagagaatctgtggagggagctaaaacTTTCTTACCTCTTACTTTTATCTGAACAGGCTCACAAACAGCTGTTACCCTAAACGGCCAGTTCTGAATTCGGAGGAAGTATTTGTCTGTATGACTTGTTTttaagtcaggaaacagagtggTGCAGTTTTCTTCTGTCAGGTTTCCGATCATTTTCAGTGAGTAGGTGTTAACTGAGCCACTGCTGTTAAAAATGACAGGATTTGGGTTGGCATAATATAAATGATTTCCTCTCAACCAAACTCCATAAATACTTCTGGTCTTGTTATATCTGGAATCCGTTGAATTAAAGCTGCATGGCAGTAGCAAACAAGATCCACTCAGTGCTTCAATCTGCCCAGGTGTGTCAGCAAAGAGGACTGGATTGGGACAATCAGCCAAGTCACCTGTAAAAACAGACCAATGAACATAATTTGCAGCAAAATCAGCTGCAGCATGTTACACATGGAGTGTTTGAATAATATCAGGAATTAATGTTTCAGACCATAAATGATTTATGGGACGTCTCTGAATGAAAGGAAGTGAACAAACAGCTCACCTGGAAGAAAGAAGACACTCAGTAACATGTTGACTGCCAACACGCTCTCACACAGAGCTGCCATCAGATTCAGGCGGTCCTTCTTCATCTCAGACTGGAAACCAAACATTTAGGTGATTTATTAAAGTAGGTCTGAAATTAGAGGTTTAGCTCATAGCAAAGCAGCTTTAAATGCACTCTACAGATTTTACCAATAAGCTTAACACACAGAGCAAGAATTGGTAAGTTTAGGAAGGAAAAACTAGGAATAACTCCAAGGTTGCTCATCAAAGGTTTTCCTCTTCAAATCTGGAGAAACCTCAAAAATGTCTTCATGAATATTTGTTAATAACAGAAAGCCAAAACACTTGAATATATAATGGATCTTTtagacaaaatgtataaatgaataaacatgctgaaatatttgattaaataaccaGAATGAACAATTTAAACTTACCAggatttctgcagctgaaaCCGAAACACTTTAGTCTTAAAACCAGTTGATGTGTTAAGATGAGTTGATCAGCAGCAGAATAAACAGACACCTTCTCTGTGAACAGACGTGTTCATTAAAGGAGTGTTGATCATATCTGTTCTATGAAAGAGGAAGTCtgctttttttcagattttaacatCATGTTGTCATCATATGGGGTATGGTAACACACAGCTCAGAGCCATTTACTGAATATAATTATAACTGGTCATTTGTTATTTCTCAGTTAAATTTATGCATGATAGTTAATAAGCTTCATCAATAAGGAGGCAAATAccaaacaaaatattgaaaatagaGACAGTTATATACCATATAAGgacaggttttatttaaaaaaaatgcccttGTTAGCTTCCTGCAGAACTGGTTAAgccacttcttctttttttttagacttctCTGGTTTTTTCAGCAGTATGTACAGCCATCAGATCACAAAACTGAATTGGGTAAAACGGCTTTTTAACTCTCCGCTCCTGCTTCCTGGAATGAAAAGTAAAATGATCTAAAACTGTCATTTCATATAACTTTGAGGGAATCTAAGTCAATTTTAAAGGCCAGAGACATTAACTCACTTGGTTTTCTTAACTGTTCAATTGTTTAATACCTTGTGATAACTCCAGGTTATTGTTTTTCTCTTGAAATGTGAAGTTGTAGTAGTTGTAGTTTTTGAAGGCATCGTTCAAATCAACAGAGCAGAAAGCAACCAATGTAAGTCTTTATTTTCTGATCCCAAACAGCTTGACAAGCTGCAATGTACCAAGACATAGACCAAGTTGTAGACTGTTACGTCACAAAGGGACCGTACAACAGCATATTTCACAACTTTGTGGTATTGCTCTAAACAGAGAGTTGTATGGTGGGGCACACACAATAACATCAGTTGAATGCaataaaatggaacaaaaacacaaaataacacattGCTACCCAAGTAGTGCACTATTGAAAACATAGTTTAaagaattgtttctattcactATTTGTTGTGATATGCTTTTTTCACACTTCCTATTTTTTCACTTGACCATACTAAGTCACTCATGTTTGTGGGTGAGTGCAACACAGTAGCAATCTTACCAATAACAGGGACGCCGTCATCATTGGTGAGGAAGTCCACAGGCAATTTGTTTTGCAGCATTGCGTACTTATTCCACACCAAACCTGTAACTCTCTCAACATGTATGCTTAGATGGGCTGTTTTTCATGTTGTCTCTGCAtcaactgcagacatctggacTTTTCCATTTGTGAATGAAGCTATGTTAACCTGGGCTCATACCAACAGTCTGAGCAACATTATAACATCTGTCCTCTAACAAAAGATCTCCAGGCAGCAACTTTACTAACATGCCACAATTTTCTGCTGTGTGTTTGTCAGTAGCTCCTCCACCCTGTGCTTATGAAAGATATGAAACTTAGCCTGGTGGCGTAATACTGATCAGACGTTGTATTGCAATGATTTCTGGTCCAGGCTCATTGTGACGGACCAGCAAGGCTCTGGCTGTGTTGTACTTGTTCTTTGTATTTGTGTGGGACCGGTCCTTTACCCTTTCATATCTGCAGTAAGAAGAAGGAATAGTGCACGGCGTTAATATCGATAGAGAAGCAGGAATACTTCAGTTATTAAAgcacaacaacaataaatggATGAGACAGCATTACACCATCATGACTGATAGCAGCATTTATTCTTGGCCATTCCATTTTTTGTAATGcaaactaatttatttatttagttttaataattaatatcacaagacaaaaacattttatcgtacatttttcatcaaatTAAAACTACTGCATAATCTGATTGCAAATACATAATCCAATTGACAACACTTACgttttcaaattaatttcaCAGAGTCTCCTTTTGCGGTCAGTTTCTGAAGGCGTAGCTTTGAGTTTCAGCCTCAAGGTAGAAGCCCAGTCTgggttggttttgtttttaaacatttgaaattgTCCTTACTAGTAATAAAGTGATCAGATCAAAGTCGTGCCATATGGCTTGTGTTTCCTCTGGAGCTGCTGCGCATGTTTTATAGGGGCATATTTGCAGTGGCTGCAGCTAGACCCTTTTTGAGAAGCAGGCAAGAATTGGGATTTGACATCATGTGGAAACTATCTATATTAATAAATGTTATCCGAGAACGGGGGTCGGTTTCAAGATGGCAACCAGAGCGGAGGGTTCTTGAGGAGCTCCGAGACTATAAGCTGTGCCATTCTTTTATCCTTTATTGTAATTAATTCTAGTTTTttgaatttgtattttataCTTGTAACTTGCACAGTATTAATGTTTGTCTTGATGTGTTTAATTATAGTATTATTTCAGTGTGATccatgttgggggggggggctacctTATTTATTAATCTGATGGAGGTAGggataaaataatgtttatatAGTTTAAGTTTTTAAAGAGGCACTCTATACCGTTTGCCAGAAAGTAGCAATTCATGTTGTGAAGAGAGGATGTGAGCGGGATGAGACGGTACTCTGTGTGAGCCTGAGAATGGACTCCTCATAAATCGACTGCAGGGAGGAATAATTAGTCCCCCCTATCATCCTCATTGCAGTCTTGACCAGATAATTAAGATTTTAACAGCACAGAGAGATAACCAGACCAGAAGCATATCATAACTACTGATGTTAAAGCCACTATTCTGTAGTCATTATTATTGGATGGACATGGTTCTTAGGTATTGGGATAATAATTGACCTGTTCCAAAAGACAGTGACAATGTGCCGATCAATAGATTGTTGAATAATAGAACCCCACACCGTAAAAAGCTCTTCAGCACAAGTTTTTATATGTGCCATGACATCattgtataaaccatttcatgcagttgatattgctgcacaaacacatttttcaaacaattacaaacaaaaaatagtgtcagttttgttgttttgccaGACCAAACGTCCCTCTGTTTGCAGTTAGTTGCAATAATGATATGAAGCCCTACCTAGCTGACTTCACTGATTGGTTACCAgtcagagccccccccccccccccccccccccacacacacacacacacacaccactttcCCCCTCCATCTGCACCTCCCGCCTCGGTGCAACACTAAGTTACACATCCATTATTATGGTTTTATGGCTAATAGACGTGTTTGGGTTGCAGGATGTTGGACAGGCGAGGCCAAGCTggccaaaggctttaacctggtgCCGTGATTCAACACAGTGGGGCTGAAATAAATAGCCACATAGACCGCGGCATGGTGGGGAGCTTACTGCAGCACAGGAATATGCAGCTGGGAGCTCTTCACCTTTATGTTATGTATTAATGTgttatgtttttgctttgtattAAGCAGTTGAGAACtagtacatttatttgtatttttgcagATTTGGAGACATTCTGTAAAGAAAATGTTGTTATATGCATTTTGGCTGTAGAGGGCGCTGTTGTTTGGTATTACCCGTGAAGAAGAAATTGTACCATATGgaggaaggaaaaataaataatagctGATGGAGCAACATGGTAGTTTTACCGTGATGCGACGGAAAAGGTTGTTACACACGTAAAACAGCCTCCGTGTCAGTCATTTAAATGACGAGGTTAAATGAGAAATTaacaagaaacaacaaaactaaAGATTAACCTCTACAGTATTAATCGTTCTTCAGTTATTGTCTTGGCATTATCTGCCTGTTCTCAGCCTCCCCTcgttcttttatctgataatgtggtgtttgcaTTGAAGACTTCTGTAGTGATaaaaaaagactcttcaaaccgtaactatattttaccatatttaatctaaaaggcagaggaatgtttacagACAGAACTATGTTCTCATAACAACGCAATGCAACTGGTCCTTGAGAACCTCGTTCTCATTCAGGGCGTTCCCGGTATGATatcattggtggagaagatctgtAATGCAGACGTCCTTGCTGACACATATCACCCATAACATCATTCTGTCCAGTCTGAGTATGTCAGACACTTTGCCTTTAGAGtcagtttatctgtaatttccatggcaaccaattttgcagtccagtctctgtaatctcgtACAATTGTCTTGGGAGAGCAGTGAGTGCCGCTATGAGCTTCTTCCTACTTCTCCAAGCCTGGTCTCACAGACATCTGCTGATGATGCCTCATTCTGAAACCCGCATGCATTCAGAGCAAAGAtgcagagaggagagcctctGTTCCCTCATTGCAAACGTATCCCGCCCTGATTTAAAAGCgggataaaatattttttaatatagcctttttttcctctctgaaactgttgcacttaaGACGATTCCCTGAATtatattcacacacagcttcaatccaGCTTAATTCACTCTGTGCTTGTGAAAagtgttgttttggtaaaaacaacGAGTTATGTTCTGTgtattcaggcaatgtattaaaattcaaaaataatttaatttgtagATCCAATCAATTttatatacaatgaaataaatttgttaaattgaaaaaattttagattttatcaataaattaacatttatttacgGTGGCCCTGAAGTGCAAACAGCATCAACAAATCTCAGACTACAACTTGTAGTCTGAGATTTGTTGATGCTGTTTGCACTTCAGGGTACCGTACGTTTTACACCCGTTCAGCATAATTTAAGATGCACTCATGTACCTGCATATGTAATAATTGTTCATCATGCGTTTCTGATTTATACAATGATTTTAcgttagggctggatgatatttcaataacaatatatatcaatccatccacccatccatccattttcttactcacttatccctcatggggtcgtgaggggtgctggtacctatctccaggAGTAAATATATATCAATAGACGTAACTACTTTGATCAGTAATTGTTGCAGCATTTCCTTCATAGCTCTTAGTGGAGCTGTTTAGGCTGAacacaaaggttaaaaaaaggccaggtttgaCATTGTTCTAAATTTCCTCGCAGTCTTACATGCcgaaattgtttttcatagtcctgtAATTGGCTTCATCGATTTCATCAGACAGTTTTTGTCATGTTATGAAGGTTAGGTTGTTGGTTGGACCCAAATGCATAGAGACCAAGGCAGGGAGCAGTTAAGAGGagtttaataacaaaaaatccaaaaacttaCAAAAAGCACTGGAGAACTCAGGAGCAAAAACCAAAACGTAAACCTGGGGTGGAACACGAGGACGTGATGAGGCAAGATGACAGGCAGCAGTGGGCACAGGAGTGGCACAGGAGTGGCACAGGAGTGGCACAGGAGTGGCACAGGAGTGGCACAGGAGTGGCACAGGAGGCAGAGCCGAGAGAAGGAACAGTAGACACCAGCAACGAGTGGAGAAACgagaggagcttaaatactgtgAGAAAAAGAGCTGGAAACAAAGGCAGGGGTAGATTGGTTAATTAGACAcaggtgtggagaaggagctgagagagaaactgaggagagagagTGAGATGGCGGCAACAGGAggtgaaagaaacaaaagaaggcAGAATGTAACTAAATAATGatatacaaaaaaacaagaatagtGAAACccatgacagttttttttaatacagcccGTTTTATTGGTAATACATGGATTGTTtactgggaaaaacctggaTAATTAATGTAgttctttcagtcttaatttaaccaataaaagcaatccttgtgGAAAAGGTGTATTCACTTTGATTAATATTGGTAAGAATTGGAAATAAAGACTTTATCAAAGCAATGTTTATCAtacaatgtggaaaataaaggactgtttaaTTGTCCCACAATGTTTGCATCCTCAGTTTTAGTAACAGCCCCATGTGCCCCTTTtttcaataacctcagcatttttaaaaggtttatacaGTACCTTACATATATACTATCACAATCCCAGCAGCtctacatttgtattcagtgaATACACTAACTTAGTTACATTTTCCTGGCTGGATTTTACTACCTGAAAACCTTT from Fundulus heteroclitus isolate FHET01 chromosome 21, MU-UCD_Fhet_4.1, whole genome shotgun sequence carries:
- the LOC105918315 gene encoding sialic acid-binding Ig-like lectin 14 isoform X2 is translated as MFGFQSEMKKDRLNLMAALCESVLAVNMLLSVFFLPGDLADCPNPVLFADTPGQIEALSGSCLLLPCSFNSTDSRYNKTRSIYGVWLRGNHLYYANPNPVIFNSSGSVNTYSLKMIGNLTEENCTTLFPDLKTSHTDKYFLRIQNWPFRVTAVCEPVQIKVRDSPWSPSINIPADLKEHQSVTISCSALTPCPHSPPELTWNLQQDSHRQTEKNTEGTFTTKIQETITLSDTHDGYNISCSATYPVNGGNKTAETEVTLSVSYAPRNTSASISPSGLVSAGSWVELSCSSRAKPPASFTWFRNSKHGAINVSVGQVYSFNATEGGEYYCVATNDLGHQRSSVILLGGGALSPDVRLHNRSRVKHVRRMQFKWQPVKQRKNFIMGT
- the LOC105918315 gene encoding B-cell receptor CD22-like isoform X1, whose translation is MFGFQSEMKKDRLNLMAALCESVLAVNMLLSVFFLPGDLADCPNPVLFADTPGQIEALSGSCLLLPCSFNSTDSRYNKTRSIYGVWLRGNHLYYANPNPVIFNSSGSVNTYSLKMIGNLTEENCTTLFPDLKTSHTDKYFLRIQNWPFRVTAVCEPVQIKVRDSPWSPSINIPADLKEHQSVTISCSALTPCPHSPPELTWNLQQDSHRQTEKNTEGTFTTKIQETITLSDTHDGYNISCSATYPVNGGNKTAETEVTLSVSYAPRNTSASISPSGLVSAGSWVELSCSSRAKPPASFTWFRNSKHGAINVSVGQVYSFNATEGGEYYCVATNDLGHQRSSVILLGGAQGFPYWVSIVIGVILLTSLVLSVWCFKSRRSTPQQIQSQTCEEDAVQMAASETEEELHYGDMTFLQRRPEASSVSVQDGGQQESVYAQVKVSADSPEDLYARVKKT